A single Lancefieldella parvula DSM 20469 DNA region contains:
- a CDS encoding ATP-dependent Clp protease ATP-binding subunit, which translates to MFDKFTDRARKVMSLAQDEARGLGQMYVGTEHLLLALIKEGEGIAAQALAKLEVSYDEALATVKELTTGAGDPIPGGHIPFTPRAKRVLEDAYRETMTHGQSYIATEHLLLGIVSEGNGRAMDALRTMGVSGDAVRNAVDELVAQTPEDAPAGPHMAEPRIEGGIFGIPVGAGQMHPNANDDASMLEQFGRNLTKLAADKKLDPVIGRDREIERVMQVLARRQKNNPLILGDPGVGKTAIVEGLAQLIASGNVPDILRGKQVWTLDLASLVAGSKYRGEFEDRMKKVVAELEKSKNDILFIDEIHTVIGAGSAEGSIDAASILKPPLSRGEIQVIGATTAEEYRKHVEKDAAFERRFQPVNIGEPNNDDTISIIHGLQDRYEKHHHVHYTEAAIKAAVALSSRYIQDRFLPDKAIDVLDEAGARARIHKMSLPPEIAQVDADLLRVRTEKSEAASAQEFEQAARLRDQEKSLVAERDRLETEWREQLDKNIVTVDEDDIAKVVSGITGVPVSNLTETEASRLLRTEDILHKRVVGQDEAVVKVAKAIRRSRSPLKDPKRPGGSFIFLGPSGVGKTELAKALAEFLFGSEDALLSYDMSEYMERHTVAKLVGAPPGYVGYDEGGELTKAVRRRPYSVLLFDEIEKAHPDVFNILLQILDEGRLTDGQGRHVDFSNTVVIMTSNIGAREIARTNTMGFSSEGSKGLSDKEITSRVMSELKRGFRPEFLNRVDEIVVFKSLSAEQLRGIVDLMVLELRDRLIANGMSIELTEAAKDLIAKDGTDPVYGARPLRRTIQSMIEDPLSEELLSGQWVAGDIVAVDVDAEGKKLVFTKTTGVIPEPRKKETMAQLDQMDVSMGPSSLPQGSAGSSSDLMSSAE; encoded by the coding sequence ATGTTTGATAAATTCACTGACAGAGCGCGTAAAGTCATGAGCTTGGCTCAGGACGAAGCTCGCGGTCTAGGCCAGATGTATGTTGGTACCGAGCACCTGCTACTTGCTCTCATCAAAGAGGGGGAGGGCATTGCTGCTCAGGCTTTGGCTAAGCTGGAGGTCTCATATGATGAGGCCCTAGCAACTGTAAAAGAGCTTACTACTGGCGCAGGAGACCCTATTCCTGGCGGCCACATTCCGTTTACTCCTCGCGCAAAACGCGTGCTTGAGGACGCATACAGAGAAACCATGACCCATGGTCAAAGTTATATTGCAACGGAGCACTTGCTTTTGGGCATTGTGTCCGAGGGTAACGGTCGCGCTATGGATGCCCTGCGTACCATGGGTGTCTCGGGTGACGCGGTAAGAAACGCCGTTGATGAGCTGGTTGCTCAGACTCCAGAAGACGCGCCTGCTGGTCCTCACATGGCAGAACCTCGCATTGAGGGTGGCATCTTTGGCATACCTGTTGGTGCTGGTCAGATGCATCCTAACGCAAACGATGACGCTTCCATGCTGGAACAGTTTGGTCGCAACCTTACTAAGCTTGCCGCAGATAAAAAGCTTGATCCTGTCATTGGTCGTGACCGCGAGATTGAGCGTGTCATGCAGGTTCTTGCACGCCGTCAGAAGAACAACCCGCTTATTCTGGGAGATCCTGGCGTTGGCAAGACTGCCATTGTTGAGGGCCTGGCTCAGCTCATTGCTTCTGGCAACGTCCCTGATATTCTGCGCGGAAAGCAGGTTTGGACGCTTGATTTAGCAAGTCTGGTAGCTGGCTCTAAGTATCGCGGTGAGTTCGAAGACCGTATGAAGAAGGTTGTTGCTGAGCTGGAGAAATCCAAGAACGACATCCTCTTTATTGACGAGATTCACACCGTCATTGGCGCAGGCTCTGCAGAGGGCTCTATAGATGCCGCTTCCATTCTTAAGCCACCACTGTCTCGTGGAGAAATTCAGGTCATCGGTGCAACTACGGCAGAAGAGTACCGTAAACATGTCGAGAAGGACGCTGCATTTGAAAGGCGTTTCCAGCCTGTCAATATTGGCGAGCCAAACAATGACGACACCATTTCTATCATCCACGGTCTTCAGGACCGCTACGAGAAGCACCACCATGTTCACTACACCGAGGCTGCTATCAAGGCTGCCGTTGCGCTTTCTAGCCGCTACATCCAGGATCGTTTCTTGCCAGACAAGGCTATTGATGTCCTTGATGAGGCCGGCGCTCGCGCACGCATCCACAAGATGAGCCTTCCACCAGAGATTGCCCAGGTAGACGCAGACCTTCTCCGCGTTCGTACTGAGAAGTCCGAGGCAGCTAGTGCTCAGGAGTTTGAGCAGGCAGCTCGTCTGCGTGACCAGGAGAAATCCCTGGTAGCAGAGAGGGACCGCTTAGAGACTGAATGGCGTGAGCAGCTAGACAAGAACATCGTTACCGTTGACGAGGACGACATTGCAAAGGTTGTCTCTGGCATTACTGGTGTTCCTGTTTCTAACCTCACCGAGACTGAGGCTTCAAGGCTGCTTCGCACAGAAGATATCCTTCACAAGCGCGTTGTTGGTCAGGACGAGGCAGTTGTTAAGGTTGCAAAGGCAATCCGTAGAAGCCGCAGTCCTCTCAAAGACCCTAAGCGACCTGGTGGCTCCTTCATCTTCCTAGGTCCTTCCGGTGTAGGTAAGACCGAGCTTGCAAAGGCTCTAGCAGAGTTTTTGTTTGGCTCCGAAGATGCCCTGCTTTCTTACGATATGTCCGAATACATGGAGCGTCACACCGTAGCTAAGCTGGTTGGCGCACCTCCAGGATATGTGGGCTATGATGAGGGTGGCGAGCTTACCAAGGCGGTTCGTAGGCGTCCATACTCTGTCTTGCTCTTCGACGAGATTGAGAAGGCACATCCAGACGTCTTCAACATTTTGCTTCAGATTCTGGACGAGGGTCGCTTGACTGACGGTCAAGGTCGCCACGTGGACTTCTCCAATACTGTTGTCATTATGACATCTAACATTGGTGCTCGCGAGATTGCCCGCACCAACACTATGGGTTTCTCGTCAGAGGGTTCTAAGGGTCTGTCTGACAAAGAGATTACCAGCCGCGTTATGTCTGAGCTCAAGCGTGGATTCCGCCCAGAGTTTTTGAACCGCGTGGACGAGATTGTTGTCTTCAAGTCGCTCTCTGCCGAGCAGCTTCGTGGCATTGTTGACCTCATGGTTCTTGAGCTGCGCGACCGCCTGATTGCCAACGGCATGTCCATTGAGCTTACCGAGGCTGCAAAGGATCTGATTGCCAAAGATGGTACCGATCCTGTCTATGGTGCTCGTCCGCTGCGTCGTACCATTCAGTCGATGATTGAAGATCCACTGTCTGAGGAGCTTCTTTCTGGACAGTGGGTTGCAGGTGACATTGTTGCTGTTGATGTTGATGCTGAGGGCAAGAAGCTTGTGTTTACCAAGACTACAGGCGTCATCCCTGAGCCTCGTAAAAAAGAGACAATGGCGCAGCTTGATCAGATGGATGTCAGCATGGGGCCATCCTCGCTGCCACAGGGTAGTGCGGGCAGCTCGTCTGATTTGATGTCTTCTGCTGAGTAA
- the lysS gene encoding lysine--tRNA ligase, producing the protein MSEVENNIAGNSAAAENTAAKNNTAVITAADATEATPEASINDERAQRKARRQALLDAGIDPYPIQSTVTAHVAELEERYADLEDGQTGEEVYSVAGRVRAIRNQGKIAFVVVEDYTGQIQLFCRINNLDEKNWELLGLLDLGDIIGATGAIMRTRRGQLSLAVTSLEVLSKSLRPLPEKFHGLTDREVRYRQRYVDLIMNPEVRDVFRKRSQIISIIRQFMEADGYMEVETPVLQEILGGANAKPFITHYNALNTEDYLRIATELPLKRLLVGGLERVYELGRQFRNEGTDLTHNPEFTSMEAYAAYSDLAGMRELSQNLFQEIARKTCGCEEGHEVITYQGTEVDLSGNWRVASLAEIASEVTGEELSIDTPVEKLRAVLDRYEIEWNPEWQAGKLLFEIYDELGEKSIVNPTFVCDYPAEVSPLTKRKADDPRLTDRFELIICGAEYANAYSELNDPVDQEERFAAQMEAKRQGDEEAMEYDYDFIRALEYGMPPAGGIGYGIDRMMMLFCDQPSIRDVLLFPQLKPEKR; encoded by the coding sequence ATGTCCGAAGTAGAAAACAACATTGCTGGTAACTCGGCCGCTGCTGAGAACACTGCTGCAAAGAACAACACAGCTGTCATAACTGCCGCCGACGCAACTGAAGCCACCCCAGAAGCTTCCATTAACGACGAGCGTGCTCAGCGCAAGGCCCGTCGCCAGGCGCTGCTTGACGCTGGCATTGACCCATATCCAATCCAGTCCACTGTCACCGCTCACGTTGCTGAGCTGGAGGAGCGCTACGCTGACCTCGAGGACGGCCAGACTGGCGAGGAAGTTTATTCTGTCGCTGGCCGAGTCCGTGCCATTCGCAACCAGGGCAAGATCGCGTTTGTCGTGGTAGAGGACTATACCGGTCAGATTCAACTCTTCTGCCGCATCAATAACCTTGACGAGAAAAACTGGGAGCTTCTGGGTCTTCTCGACCTTGGCGACATCATCGGCGCAACCGGTGCTATTATGCGTACGCGCCGCGGCCAGCTTTCTTTGGCAGTGACCTCGCTGGAGGTTCTCTCCAAGTCGCTGCGTCCTCTTCCAGAGAAATTCCACGGCCTCACTGATCGCGAGGTTCGTTATCGCCAGCGCTACGTTGACCTCATCATGAATCCTGAGGTCCGCGACGTATTTCGCAAGCGCTCTCAGATTATCTCCATCATCCGCCAGTTCATGGAGGCGGACGGCTATATGGAGGTTGAGACTCCTGTTCTCCAGGAGATTCTTGGCGGCGCAAACGCAAAGCCGTTCATCACACATTACAATGCTCTAAACACCGAGGACTACCTGCGCATTGCAACCGAGCTCCCGCTGAAACGCCTGCTTGTTGGTGGTCTTGAGCGCGTCTATGAGCTTGGTCGTCAGTTCAGGAACGAGGGCACCGACCTCACGCACAATCCAGAGTTCACTTCCATGGAGGCATATGCTGCCTACTCTGACCTGGCCGGCATGCGCGAGCTCTCCCAGAACCTCTTCCAAGAGATTGCTCGCAAGACCTGCGGTTGTGAGGAAGGCCACGAGGTCATCACCTACCAGGGTACCGAGGTTGATCTCTCCGGCAACTGGCGCGTCGCATCTCTGGCAGAGATTGCATCCGAGGTCACCGGCGAGGAGCTCTCCATTGACACTCCTGTCGAGAAACTCCGTGCAGTCCTGGATCGCTACGAGATTGAGTGGAACCCAGAGTGGCAGGCTGGCAAGCTGCTCTTTGAGATTTACGACGAGCTTGGCGAGAAAAGCATCGTAAACCCAACCTTTGTCTGTGATTATCCTGCAGAGGTTTCTCCGCTTACTAAACGCAAGGCAGACGATCCTCGCCTGACCGATCGCTTTGAGCTTATTATCTGTGGCGCAGAGTACGCAAACGCATATTCCGAGCTCAATGACCCTGTTGATCAGGAGGAGCGCTTTGCTGCTCAGATGGAGGCTAAACGTCAGGGCGACGAAGAGGCCATGGAGTACGATTACGACTTCATTCGCGCACTTGAGTATGGTATGCCACCAGCGGGCGGCATCGGCTACGGCATCGACCGCATGATGATGCTCTTCTGCGATCAGCCTTCTATCCGCGATGTCCTTCTCTTCCCACAGCTCAAGCCCGAGAAACGCTAA
- the greA gene encoding transcription elongation factor GreA has translation MDTTKEIVLTPEGRQKLVDELAYREGEKHDEIVERIKEARGFGDLSENSEYDAAKEEQSHNESRINEIRQILSVAKVVEGGSKRKVTVAIGTTVELADAKGKTTKYVIVGTTETNSLEHKISNESPAGEALIGHKKGDEVEFTTPNGKVKKYTIISITR, from the coding sequence ATGGACACTACTAAAGAGATTGTACTTACCCCAGAAGGCCGTCAGAAGCTTGTCGATGAGCTGGCTTATCGTGAGGGCGAGAAGCACGACGAGATTGTTGAGCGCATCAAAGAGGCTCGTGGTTTTGGTGACCTTTCTGAGAACTCCGAGTATGACGCCGCAAAAGAAGAGCAGTCTCACAACGAGTCTCGTATCAACGAGATTCGTCAGATTCTCTCTGTCGCAAAGGTTGTCGAGGGTGGCAGTAAGCGCAAGGTTACCGTTGCAATTGGTACAACCGTCGAGCTTGCTGATGCAAAAGGCAAGACAACTAAGTATGTAATTGTTGGTACTACTGAGACTAACTCCCTTGAGCACAAGATCTCTAACGAGTCACCAGCTGGCGAGGCTCTTATTGGTCACAAGAAGGGCGACGAGGTTGAGTTCACTACGCCAAACGGCAAAGTGAAGAAGTACACCATTATTTCTATTACTCGCTAG
- the tatA gene encoding twin-arginine translocase TatA/TatE family subunit: protein MILGLGIPELVLIVVVVMLIFGPKNLPKLGKAVGETVKGVREGMESENKEEESKEPEAEIVEDEESKKSE, encoded by the coding sequence ATGATTTTAGGACTTGGTATTCCTGAGCTCGTGCTTATTGTTGTCGTTGTTATGTTGATCTTTGGACCTAAGAATCTTCCAAAGCTTGGTAAAGCTGTCGGCGAGACCGTTAAGGGCGTTCGCGAGGGCATGGAGAGCGAGAATAAGGAAGAAGAGTCTAAGGAGCCAGAGGCTGAGATCGTTGAGGACGAAGAGTCCAAAAAATCTGAGTAA
- a CDS encoding spermidine synthase, with translation MVLHDFWTFFIWSTVAGLAVVGIYQLLLLILRARGVFVTRTKFGLTMIFDSEDEDDTPIRLLNVNGAFQSVSYIAPKLRFELCVHYHRLMAEIIQQTAPQGHIIVMGGGGFSLPKHLATHMSNAVIDAIEIDPKIVSLAREHFFLDEALAVASSELRIIEDDAWKVLQSADAGSIDVLVNEVFAGRKSLGPLGTVTGAQVVKEKLASGGVYLADVRCPLEGRGSALLHQVSSVFAQEFAHVAYVPEWPNTPKTPGNNLLIATDADIVLPEGAIVVK, from the coding sequence ATGGTCTTACATGATTTTTGGACATTTTTTATCTGGTCGACCGTTGCGGGACTTGCCGTTGTTGGCATTTACCAGCTACTTCTGCTAATTCTGCGTGCTCGAGGCGTTTTTGTGACACGTACAAAATTTGGCCTCACGATGATTTTTGACTCCGAGGACGAAGACGATACGCCTATTAGACTGCTTAACGTTAACGGCGCCTTCCAGTCCGTGAGCTACATAGCACCTAAACTGCGCTTTGAACTCTGCGTTCACTACCACCGTCTGATGGCAGAGATTATTCAGCAGACGGCTCCACAAGGGCACATTATAGTTATGGGCGGCGGAGGTTTCTCACTACCAAAACATCTGGCCACGCACATGAGTAATGCCGTCATAGATGCGATTGAGATTGACCCGAAGATTGTCTCGCTCGCGCGCGAACACTTCTTTTTGGACGAGGCACTGGCTGTGGCTTCAAGTGAGCTGCGAATCATCGAAGACGATGCGTGGAAAGTTCTACAGAGCGCAGACGCCGGCAGTATTGACGTTCTGGTAAACGAGGTGTTCGCTGGTCGCAAATCACTTGGACCCCTAGGAACTGTGACCGGTGCGCAAGTGGTCAAAGAAAAGCTTGCGTCTGGCGGAGTATATCTGGCTGATGTTCGCTGTCCGCTGGAAGGGCGAGGATCAGCACTGCTCCACCAAGTTTCAAGCGTATTTGCACAAGAGTTTGCGCACGTTGCTTACGTACCTGAATGGCCCAATACTCCTAAAACACCAGGTAACAATCTCTTAATTGCAACCGACGCTGATATTGTACTTCCTGAAGGTGCCATTGTAGTGAAATAA
- a CDS encoding malolactic enzyme has product MKTGFELLNDPFLNKGTAFSQEERQKYGLVGLLPPNIQTIEEQAEQAYVLFQQYPDLETKRHYLMRLFSENRTLFYNLFSKHVEEFMPIVYDPTIAPDIEQYSLRYVDSQYACFLSADHPEDLETSLKDAAAGRDIDLIVVTDAEAILGIGDWGTNGVEISVGKLMVYTAAAGVDPNRIMPVVIDAGTNRQELLDNPLYLGERHKRVDEDRYNAFIDNFVTTVEQLFPNLYLHFEDFGRSHAAAILDRYKNTYPVFNDDVEGTGIVTLAGILGGLNISGEKLVDQVYLCFGAGTAGCGIAERVLQEFVDQGMDREEARKRFYLVDRQGLLFDDMDNLTPQQKPFARKRSEFANADELTNLAAVVKTVHPTIMVGTSTVHGAFTEEIISEMAAHCKRPMVFPLSNPTKLAEAAAQDLLTWTDGRALVACGVPSDDVELNGITYQIGQANNALIYPGLGLGVLASKARLLTDQMISLAAHSLGGIVDTTKPGAAILPPVSKITEFSERIAIGVAEEAIKQGLNRKPIANAKEAVDALKWFPVYKEL; this is encoded by the coding sequence ATGAAAACGGGTTTTGAACTACTGAACGATCCCTTCCTCAACAAAGGAACCGCTTTTTCGCAGGAGGAACGACAGAAGTATGGTCTGGTAGGTCTTTTACCTCCAAACATTCAGACCATCGAGGAGCAAGCAGAGCAGGCATATGTGCTTTTCCAGCAGTATCCTGACCTCGAGACTAAGCGTCACTACCTGATGAGGCTTTTCTCCGAAAACCGCACGCTTTTCTATAACCTGTTCTCAAAGCACGTCGAAGAGTTCATGCCTATCGTCTACGATCCAACCATTGCACCTGACATTGAACAGTACTCCCTGCGCTACGTTGACTCGCAGTACGCATGCTTCCTATCCGCTGATCACCCTGAGGACCTTGAAACTTCGCTGAAGGACGCAGCCGCAGGTAGAGACATTGACCTGATTGTCGTTACCGACGCAGAGGCCATTCTGGGCATTGGTGACTGGGGCACCAACGGTGTCGAAATTTCCGTCGGCAAGCTCATGGTTTACACCGCTGCAGCTGGCGTTGATCCAAACCGCATCATGCCTGTTGTCATTGACGCAGGCACCAACCGCCAGGAGTTGCTCGATAACCCTCTCTACCTGGGCGAGCGTCACAAGCGCGTTGATGAGGACCGCTACAACGCCTTCATTGATAACTTTGTAACCACCGTGGAGCAGCTCTTCCCTAACCTCTACCTGCACTTTGAGGACTTCGGACGCTCACACGCTGCAGCAATCCTGGACCGCTACAAAAACACCTACCCCGTCTTTAACGACGACGTCGAGGGCACTGGCATTGTTACCCTCGCAGGCATCCTCGGCGGCCTCAACATTTCTGGCGAGAAACTCGTTGACCAGGTATATCTCTGCTTTGGCGCAGGAACCGCCGGTTGCGGCATTGCTGAGCGCGTACTACAAGAGTTTGTGGACCAGGGAATGGATCGCGAGGAGGCTCGCAAGCGCTTCTACCTGGTAGATCGCCAGGGCCTGCTCTTCGACGACATGGACAACCTTACTCCACAGCAAAAGCCCTTTGCTCGCAAGCGCTCAGAATTTGCAAACGCTGATGAGCTCACTAACCTTGCAGCTGTTGTAAAGACGGTCCATCCAACAATCATGGTTGGCACCTCTACCGTTCACGGTGCCTTCACCGAGGAGATTATTAGCGAGATGGCAGCTCATTGTAAGCGCCCAATGGTCTTCCCTCTATCCAACCCAACTAAACTTGCAGAGGCAGCCGCTCAGGACCTGCTGACCTGGACTGATGGTCGCGCGCTTGTAGCATGCGGTGTCCCATCCGATGATGTTGAGCTCAACGGTATAACCTACCAGATTGGCCAGGCCAACAACGCTTTAATCTATCCGGGTCTTGGACTTGGCGTTCTTGCATCAAAAGCTCGCCTACTCACAGACCAAATGATTTCGCTGGCAGCTCACTCACTTGGCGGAATTGTTGACACCACAAAGCCTGGTGCTGCAATTCTTCCTCCAGTCTCCAAGATTACTGAGTTCTCTGAGCGTATTGCCATTGGTGTTGCAGAGGAAGCAATCAAGCAAGGTCTAAACCGCAAACCAATCGCTAATGCAAAAGAGGCAGTTGATGCCCTCAAGTGGTTCCCTGTCTACAAAGAACTCTAA
- the rihC gene encoding ribonucleoside hydrolase RihC yields MATLSTKTRVIIDTDPGIDDAIALGFALAAKALDIKLITTVSGNVGIENVTNNALKLLKFWNQHVPVARGAAEPLLRKPMDASDVHGASGMRGYEFDGIQSDCLLEETALEAQRRVILEGASVGEKTTLVTLGPLTNIALLLKAYPEVKEHIDRIVMMGGALTRGNLGVMSEFNVGVDPEAAKIVFASGVHVDMVGLEVGDDARVMPEDIENIQNSGKSGDMLVKLLLNYRVHYKEEGFSMYDPTAVAYLLAPQMFETRDVFVDVECAGGLTTGCTVVDLAGYLGEKPNATVCVGVDQKAFRTWFVHQIQKCNVLDGSAPAVEGVLLD; encoded by the coding sequence ATGGCAACGCTTTCAACTAAGACACGCGTCATTATTGATACAGATCCTGGTATTGACGACGCTATTGCACTGGGTTTTGCCCTGGCTGCAAAGGCGCTTGATATTAAACTTATCACCACAGTCAGCGGAAATGTTGGTATTGAGAATGTCACTAACAATGCCCTCAAGCTGCTCAAATTCTGGAATCAGCACGTGCCTGTTGCGCGCGGCGCTGCTGAGCCGCTGCTCAGAAAGCCCATGGACGCAAGCGATGTCCACGGTGCGTCTGGCATGAGAGGCTACGAGTTCGACGGCATTCAGTCCGATTGTTTGCTTGAAGAAACCGCACTTGAAGCGCAGCGTCGCGTCATTTTGGAAGGCGCTTCCGTTGGCGAGAAAACCACGCTGGTGACACTTGGTCCTCTGACCAACATTGCACTGCTGCTTAAAGCATATCCAGAGGTTAAAGAGCATATCGACCGCATAGTCATGATGGGTGGCGCCTTGACCCGCGGTAACCTTGGCGTCATGTCCGAGTTCAACGTGGGTGTTGACCCTGAGGCGGCAAAGATTGTCTTTGCATCTGGTGTTCACGTGGACATGGTTGGCCTTGAAGTAGGCGATGACGCGCGTGTTATGCCTGAGGATATCGAGAATATCCAAAACTCCGGAAAGAGCGGCGACATGTTGGTAAAGCTGCTGCTCAACTATCGCGTTCACTACAAGGAGGAGGGTTTCAGCATGTATGACCCAACGGCCGTGGCCTACCTGTTGGCGCCTCAGATGTTTGAAACCAGGGATGTATTTGTGGACGTCGAGTGCGCTGGTGGTTTGACAACCGGCTGCACCGTTGTTGACCTAGCCGGATACCTTGGCGAGAAACCCAACGCAACAGTTTGCGTTGGCGTTGACCAAAAGGCATTCCGTACTTGGTTTGTCCATCAGATTCAAAAGTGTAACGTCCTCGACGGCTCCGCTCCTGCGGTCGAAGGCGTGCTGCTGGATTAG
- a CDS encoding ribokinase, with amino-acid sequence MGKVIVFGSLNMDISIEVDKMPQQGETMGGKNLVTSPGGKGANQAVAAARMGADVHMIGAVGADSFGQDLKQSLIGYGVNAEQVDELSGVSTGVAVIVRVGGDNRIILDHGANHARTVDDVKAVLDCIAEPGDVFLTQFECELSSTFELIRYAHELGLYTMVNPSPAATMTIGLLASVDLLCLNEIEFADLFGEGKISPLAEPEVAVQKVLASGVATAVLTLGSKGSIAADAQGVYQQECYRVDTVDTTCAGDTFMGTLAAFQASGQLQGQDIKQALDVAAKAAALATTKVGAQQSIPTYQQVVDF; translated from the coding sequence ATGGGCAAAGTGATTGTATTTGGAAGCCTGAACATGGACATCTCTATTGAGGTGGATAAGATGCCTCAGCAGGGAGAAACCATGGGCGGCAAAAATCTTGTCACAAGCCCAGGCGGAAAGGGTGCCAACCAAGCAGTTGCTGCAGCTCGAATGGGTGCAGATGTTCACATGATTGGTGCTGTTGGTGCTGATTCGTTTGGACAGGACCTCAAGCAGTCGCTTATTGGCTACGGTGTCAATGCGGAGCAGGTAGATGAGCTGTCTGGAGTCTCCACTGGTGTTGCCGTAATCGTGCGTGTTGGCGGCGACAATCGCATCATTTTGGACCACGGCGCTAATCATGCACGCACAGTTGACGACGTAAAAGCAGTGCTCGATTGCATTGCAGAGCCAGGTGACGTGTTCTTGACACAGTTTGAGTGCGAGTTGTCGAGCACGTTTGAGCTTATTAGGTACGCGCATGAGCTGGGGCTCTATACGATGGTGAACCCATCGCCAGCGGCTACCATGACCATCGGTCTTCTCGCCAGCGTGGACTTGCTCTGCCTGAACGAGATTGAGTTTGCGGACCTGTTTGGTGAGGGCAAGATCAGCCCACTGGCAGAGCCAGAGGTCGCGGTGCAGAAGGTGCTTGCAAGTGGCGTGGCAACTGCGGTGTTGACACTGGGGTCCAAGGGTTCGATTGCTGCTGATGCACAAGGCGTTTACCAGCAGGAATGCTATCGCGTGGATACCGTTGACACTACCTGTGCAGGAGATACGTTTATGGGTACACTCGCCGCGTTTCAGGCGTCGGGACAGTTGCAGGGTCAAGATATCAAGCAGGCTCTTGACGTGGCTGCGAAGGCTGCAGCGCTTGCTACTACTAAGGTTGGCGCTCAGCAATCAATTCCAACGTATCAGCAGGTAGTTGACTTTTAG